In the Deinococcus ficus genome, one interval contains:
- a CDS encoding cytochrome P450, protein MALPSSRTLPVVPGRPLIGNLPDLMTPRLRPFLTRHYRTYGPVFQVSALGQRFTALAGPEANLFTMKEGHQVLRSEEAWRPNDLEMGVRQSLISVDGEVHRHYRRVEGPSYARSAFVAGLPRALSVAAEDLAPFRAGDTLPVAEWSKNVITEQLARLVVNGTARPYMADMLRFVQTALMVTVTRQQPRAMLALPGYRRSKAAISRMVDGLIDAHRRTPPAEAGREPDLVDSVLAATQERPDLWSPADQRMAVMGAFIAGMDTAANSLAFILYRMHRHPEYLPALRAEADTLFREGPPDAEALGRSPLLHRFVMETLRLHPIAPALTRTLTQDVTFAGHDLRAGTTVIIGTTVSHGLERFYPDPERFDPDRFTRERAEHRQPGAYAPFGVGAHTCAGSGMAEGLMMLNAAALLRTLDLSLDPAYRLREVARPTPSPDRRLALRVEGVRHDAVSLLA, encoded by the coding sequence ATGGCCCTCCCGTCCTCCCGAACGCTCCCCGTCGTTCCCGGCCGCCCTCTCATCGGGAACCTCCCGGACCTGATGACGCCGCGCCTGCGGCCCTTCCTGACCCGGCATTACCGGACGTACGGGCCGGTCTTTCAGGTGAGCGCCCTGGGCCAGCGGTTCACGGCGCTGGCCGGCCCGGAGGCGAACCTCTTCACCATGAAAGAAGGCCATCAGGTCCTGCGCTCCGAGGAAGCGTGGCGGCCCAACGACCTGGAAATGGGCGTCCGGCAGTCGCTGATCAGCGTGGACGGCGAGGTGCACCGCCACTACCGCCGCGTCGAGGGCCCGTCCTACGCCCGGTCGGCGTTCGTGGCGGGCCTGCCGCGCGCCCTGAGCGTGGCCGCGGAGGACCTCGCGCCCTTCCGCGCCGGGGACACGCTGCCGGTCGCGGAGTGGAGCAAGAACGTGATCACCGAGCAGCTCGCGCGGCTGGTCGTGAACGGCACCGCCCGGCCCTACATGGCGGACATGCTGCGCTTCGTGCAGACGGCCCTGATGGTCACCGTGACCCGGCAGCAGCCGCGGGCGATGCTCGCCCTCCCGGGGTACCGCCGCAGCAAGGCCGCGATCTCCCGCATGGTGGACGGACTGATCGACGCGCACCGCCGCACCCCGCCCGCCGAGGCCGGCCGCGAGCCGGACCTGGTGGACAGCGTGCTGGCCGCCACGCAGGAACGCCCAGACCTGTGGAGTCCGGCCGACCAGCGCATGGCCGTAATGGGCGCGTTCATCGCCGGGATGGATACGGCGGCGAACAGCCTGGCATTCATCCTGTACCGCATGCACCGGCACCCGGAGTACCTGCCGGCCCTGCGGGCCGAGGCGGACACGCTGTTCCGGGAGGGCCCCCCAGACGCCGAGGCGCTGGGCCGCAGCCCCCTGCTGCACCGCTTCGTGATGGAAACGCTGCGCCTGCACCCCATCGCGCCGGCGCTGACCCGCACCCTGACGCAGGACGTGACGTTCGCCGGGCATGACCTGAGGGCCGGCACGACCGTGATCATCGGCACGACCGTCTCGCACGGCCTGGAGCGGTTCTACCCGGACCCGGAGCGGTTCGACCCGGACCGCTTCACCCGGGAGCGCGCCGAGCACCGCCAGCCGGGCGCGTACGCGCCGTTCGGGGTGGGGGCGCACACCTGCGCCGGCAGCGGCATGGCCGAGGGCCTGATGATGCTGAACGCCGCGGCGCTGCTCAGAACGCTGGACCTGTCCCTGGACCCCGCGTACCGCCTGCGGGAGGTGGCGCGGCCCACCCCCAGCCCGGACCGCCGGCTGGCGCTGCGCGTGGAGGGCGTGCGGCACGACGCGGTGAGCCTGCTCGCCTGA
- a CDS encoding ATP-dependent helicase, with the protein MTPGPDLLSQLNPTQAQAADHYTGPALVIAGAGSGKTRTLIYRIAHLIAHYGVNPGEILAVTFTNKAAAEMRERASHLVPGADKLWMSTFHSAGVRILRAYGEHIGLRRGFVIYDDDDQQDILKEIMGGIPGIGPDTTPRVLRGIIDRAKSNLLTPGDLDRSHEPYISGLPRDAAAEAYRRYEARKKAQNAIDFGDLITETVRLFHEVPAVLNAVQNRARFIHVDEYQDTNKAQYELTRLLASRDRNLLVVGDPDQSIYRFRGADIQNILDFQKDYPDSKVYMLEHNYRSSARVLDLANRLIENNTERLDKTLKAVKGEGHPVVFHRATDHRAEGDFVAEWLTRLHHDGRSWNDMAILYRTNAQSRVIEESLRRVQIPAKIVGGVGFYDRREIRDILAYARLAINPTDDVALRRIIGRPKRGIGDTALQKLMEWAQQSGASLLTACANAAERGILDRGAQKAVDFAHLMQGFADAADAYPPGAFLRLLIENSGYLDLLRQEGPEGQMRMENLDELINAAEEWAQDNDGTIQDFLDDAALLSSVDDMRTKTENKGAPEEAVTLMTLHNAKGLEFPVVFIVGTEEGLLPSRGALVEAGGIEEERRLFYVGITRAMERLFLTAAENRMQYGKTNAAEDSRFLEEIEGGFDTVDPYGQVIDYRAKSWKQYRPAAPAPSAVKNTSPLTAGMAYRGGERVRHPKFGEGQVLAVAGTGEKQEVTVHFASAGTKKLIVKFANLSPV; encoded by the coding sequence GTGACTCCCGGGCCGGACCTCCTCTCGCAACTCAACCCCACCCAGGCGCAGGCCGCCGACCACTACACGGGCCCCGCCCTGGTGATCGCCGGGGCGGGCAGCGGCAAGACCCGCACGCTGATCTACCGCATCGCGCACCTGATCGCGCACTACGGCGTGAACCCCGGCGAGATCCTCGCCGTGACCTTCACGAACAAGGCCGCCGCCGAGATGCGCGAACGCGCCAGCCACCTCGTGCCCGGCGCGGACAAGCTGTGGATGAGCACCTTCCACTCGGCCGGCGTGCGCATCCTGCGGGCGTACGGCGAGCACATCGGACTCCGGCGCGGCTTCGTGATCTACGACGACGACGACCAGCAGGACATCCTCAAGGAGATCATGGGCGGCATTCCCGGCATCGGCCCGGACACCACCCCCCGCGTGCTGCGCGGCATCATCGACCGCGCCAAGAGCAACCTGCTGACGCCCGGCGACCTGGACCGCAGCCACGAGCCGTACATCAGCGGCCTGCCCCGCGACGCCGCCGCCGAGGCGTACCGCCGCTACGAGGCCCGCAAGAAAGCGCAGAACGCCATCGACTTCGGGGACCTGATCACCGAGACCGTGCGGCTCTTCCACGAGGTGCCCGCCGTCCTGAACGCCGTGCAGAACCGCGCCCGGTTCATTCACGTGGACGAGTACCAGGACACCAACAAGGCCCAGTACGAACTCACCCGCCTGCTCGCCAGCCGCGACCGCAACCTGCTCGTCGTGGGCGACCCGGACCAGAGCATCTACCGCTTCCGCGGCGCGGATATCCAGAACATCCTGGACTTCCAGAAGGACTACCCGGACAGCAAGGTGTACATGCTGGAGCACAACTACCGCTCCAGTGCCCGCGTGCTGGACCTCGCCAACCGCCTCATCGAGAACAACACCGAGCGCCTCGACAAGACCCTCAAGGCCGTGAAGGGGGAAGGCCACCCGGTCGTGTTCCACCGCGCCACCGACCACCGCGCCGAGGGGGACTTCGTCGCCGAGTGGCTCACGCGGCTGCACCACGACGGCCGCAGCTGGAACGACATGGCGATCCTGTACCGCACGAACGCGCAGTCCCGCGTGATCGAGGAGTCCCTGCGCCGCGTGCAGATTCCTGCGAAGATCGTGGGCGGCGTGGGCTTCTACGACCGGCGCGAGATCCGCGACATCCTCGCCTACGCCCGGCTGGCCATCAACCCCACCGACGACGTGGCCCTGCGCCGCATCATCGGCCGGCCCAAGCGCGGCATCGGGGACACCGCCCTGCAGAAACTCATGGAATGGGCGCAGCAAAGCGGCGCGAGCCTGCTCACCGCCTGCGCGAACGCCGCCGAGCGCGGCATCCTGGACCGCGGCGCGCAGAAGGCCGTGGACTTCGCGCACCTGATGCAGGGCTTCGCCGACGCCGCCGACGCCTACCCCCCGGGCGCGTTCCTGCGCCTGCTGATCGAGAACAGCGGCTACCTCGACCTCCTGCGGCAGGAAGGCCCGGAAGGGCAGATGCGCATGGAGAACCTGGACGAACTCATCAACGCCGCCGAGGAATGGGCGCAGGACAACGACGGCACCATCCAGGACTTCCTGGACGACGCCGCCCTGCTGTCCAGCGTGGACGACATGCGCACCAAGACGGAGAACAAGGGCGCCCCTGAGGAAGCCGTCACGCTGATGACCCTGCACAACGCCAAGGGCCTGGAATTTCCCGTGGTGTTCATCGTCGGGACGGAAGAGGGCCTGCTGCCGAGCCGCGGCGCGCTCGTCGAGGCGGGCGGCATCGAGGAGGAACGGCGGCTGTTCTACGTGGGCATCACCCGCGCCATGGAGCGCCTGTTCCTGACCGCGGCCGAGAACCGCATGCAGTACGGCAAGACCAACGCCGCCGAGGACAGCCGCTTCCTGGAGGAGATCGAGGGCGGCTTCGACACCGTGGACCCCTACGGGCAGGTCATCGACTACCGCGCGAAATCCTGGAAGCAGTACCGCCCCGCCGCGCCCGCCCCCAGCGCCGTGAAGAACACCAGCCCGCTCACCGCCGGCATGGCCTACCGCGGCGGCGAGCGGGTCCGGCACCCCAAGTTCGGGGAAGGGCAGGTGCTCGCTGTGGCCGGCACCGGCGAGAAGCAGGAGGTCACGGTGCACTTCGCGTCGGCCGGCACGAAGAAACTCATCGTGAAGTTCGCCAACCTCAGCCCGGTCTGA
- a CDS encoding NUDIX domain-containing protein, translated as MGDLRLLVNDAVFAVRAVLLCQRNGRVLVEAGDYPFRNLPGGALRTGETLARGAAREWQEETGLPAGPLALAGLVENFFTLKGRRWHELGVYYHVPAPDALPVTAFRVADQAANHLEWTDPHAESGTPIYPTAALPLLGVPEGEFRHVIHHEGASVPGPDLRLDVHGTEVQVRVHLLCVQDGHLLTNTVPGSGFWFLPGGSVQLHEDSRSAAHREFFEETGVPAASARLVGLIEGFDPGRGRQQLGLCYLVEATGPLPSEGSRVRDAGQLAFQWVPLADLEARPVHPRGLSGLLDMPAGRVGHLMEEWPVRPG; from the coding sequence GTGGGTGATCTGAGGCTGCTGGTAAACGACGCGGTGTTCGCGGTCCGCGCGGTGCTGCTGTGCCAGAGGAACGGCCGGGTGCTGGTGGAGGCCGGGGATTATCCCTTCCGGAACCTGCCGGGCGGCGCCCTGCGCACCGGGGAGACGCTGGCGCGGGGCGCGGCCCGCGAGTGGCAGGAGGAGACGGGCCTGCCCGCCGGACCGCTGGCCCTGGCGGGCCTCGTGGAGAATTTCTTCACCCTGAAGGGCCGGCGCTGGCACGAGTTGGGCGTCTACTACCACGTCCCTGCCCCAGACGCCCTGCCGGTGACGGCCTTCCGCGTGGCGGACCAGGCCGCCAACCACCTGGAGTGGACCGATCCGCATGCGGAGAGCGGGACGCCCATCTACCCCACGGCGGCCCTGCCCCTGCTGGGTGTGCCGGAGGGCGAGTTCCGGCACGTCATTCACCACGAGGGCGCCAGTGTGCCCGGGCCGGACCTGCGGCTGGACGTGCACGGGACGGAGGTGCAGGTGCGCGTCCACCTGCTCTGCGTGCAGGACGGGCACCTCCTCACGAACACGGTGCCGGGGTCCGGCTTCTGGTTTCTGCCGGGCGGGTCCGTGCAGCTGCACGAGGACAGCCGCAGTGCCGCCCACCGCGAGTTTTTCGAGGAGACGGGCGTGCCGGCCGCCTCGGCGCGGCTGGTCGGCCTGATCGAGGGCTTCGATCCTGGCCGGGGCCGCCAGCAGCTGGGCCTGTGTTACCTCGTTGAGGCAACCGGGCCGCTGCCAAGCGAGGGCAGCCGCGTGCGGGACGCCGGGCAGCTGGCGTTCCAGTGGGTGCCGCTGGCCGATCTGGAGGCCCGCCCCGTTCATCCGCGCGGACTGAGCGGCCTGCTGGATATGCCAGCCGGTCGCGTGGGGCACCTCATGGAGGAGTGGCCGGTCAGACCGGGCTGA